A DNA window from Solanum lycopersicum chromosome 3, SLM_r2.1 contains the following coding sequences:
- the LOC101268268 gene encoding protein JOKA2 codes for MAMESSIVIKVKYEETLRRFNACVINEKLDLDIGGLRDKIIRLFNFAHDAEITLTYIDEDGDVVTLVDDADLQDVVRQDLNPLRISARLNAAERSGRASARSSGNSTPLRSPRVQPPFLNLNSRVSDVLKYIPEPLRESVMKVCSDVTASASSSAPILAELVDAMCELGLSHYQNQVSGPQPVKEAGSCSGISKGNAMSADGVMPNVKIGESSAKKNGPLTAVHGEEPTLKTTEPKPNASNAAVDASVKLVSKSETLEGDRTKAQSSSFEASKAQKDKKFDVRSLDGRTIGYGYARNSPIPPEKTSDEQPSKGHPVAKPVDLGGSASSSNVKQCNWDSLNADSSGSLINIPYDGFTPSHVVHLNTVNVNDSHNAGSSGSSMKMPYDGYIPAVRHLGPLIPVNACPFSGMPTENNPIPPQNFSFEVPLKRSHNHSDGTGTIFHKGVRCDGCGVHPITGPRFISKVKENYDLCSICFAEMGNDADYFRMDRPLTYPHPWSFKGLHDLHGRLRPRPPTVPQVIRGFGLKAGRPKLDSRFIQDVNVLDGTIMAPLTQFTKIWRMKNNGNLVWPQGTQLVWIGGDKLSDRFSVELEMTTAGLAVDQELDVAVDFAAPEHPGRYISYWRLASPSGQKFGQRVWVLIQVDALLSLPKRGLVHEAFQGLNLNLPPASSGVSGADIINVNSEPHNVVPEPKSSNTMELVDSVAEVNQNMEQEVKFPINDSLLVGFGDKSSSPSASGSTISYPIIDLTKEPPSEDSSMQPSAVVAMQAPPLQDARGNFEVETSLLQELEEMGFKQVDLNKEILRKNEYDLEQSVDDLCGVAEWDPILEELKDMGFCNKEMNKKLLKKNNGSIKRVVMDLIAGEQ; via the exons ATGGCTATGGAGTCATCTATTGTGATCAAG GTCAAGTATGAAGAGACACTCAGACGGTTCAATGCTTGTGTCATCAATGAGAAACTTGATCTTGACATTGGTGGATTGAGAGACAAGATTATTCGACTTTTCAATTTCGCTCATGATGCTGAAATCACACTAACATATATCGATGAGGATGGAGATGTAGTCACACTTGTTGATGATGCGGATCTGCAGGACGTTGTGAGGCAAGACCTGAATCCCTTGAGAATATCAGCGAGGTTGAATGCTGCTGAAAGAAGCGGCAGAGCTTCAGCTAGATCTAGTGGAAATTCTACCCCTTTACGATCACCTCGGGTTCAGCCTCCATTTCTAAACTTGAATTCCCGTGTTTCTGACGTTCTCAAGTACATTCCAGAACCCCTGCGTGAATCTGTGATGAAGGTCTGTTCTGATGTGACTGCATCAGCCTCATCCTCTGCTCCCATCCTAGCTGAGCTTGTTGATGCTATGTGTGAGTTGGGGCTATCTCACTACCAAAATCAGGTTTCAGGGCCTCAGCCTGTCAAAGAAGCTGGCTCCTGTAGTGGCATATCTAAAGGAAATGCTATGAGTGCTGATGGGGTAATGCCGAATGTCAAAATTGGAGAGTCATCCGCAAAGAAGAATGGGCCTCTCACAGCAGTACATGGTGAGGAGCCAACTTTGAAGACTACAGAACCAAAACCTAATGCCTCCAATGCAGCTGTAGATGCCTCAGTCAAGCTAGTATCTAAATCAGAAACTTTGGAAGGTGATCGAACCAAGGCTCAGTCATCATCATTCGAAGCTTCTAAAGCTCAGAAGGATAAGAAATTTGATGTTCGCAGTCTTGACGGAAGGACTATTGGCTATGGATATGCGAGAAACTCACCTATTCCACCAGAAAAGACTTCTGATGAGCAGCCCAGCAAGGGACATCCTGTAGCTAAGCCGGTTGATTTGGGTGGCTCTGCAAGTTCCAGTAATGTGAAACAATGCAACTGGGATTCCCTTAATGCAGATTCCAGTGGCAGTTTAATCAACATACCTTATGATGGCTTCACCCCTTCACATGTAGTTCATCTGAACACTGTAAATGTTAATGATTCCCATAATGCAGGTTCCAGTGGCAGTTCAATGAAGATGCCGTATGATGGCTACATACCTGCTGTACGTCATCTAGGTCCACTGATTCCTGTGAATGCGTGTCCGTTTTCTGGGATGCCAACAGAAAATAACCCTATTCCACCTCAGAACTTCTCTTTTGAGGTCCCACTTAAAAGGAGCCATAATCACAGTGATGGGACTGGGACTATTTTCCATAAAGGTGTTCGCTGTGATGGTTGTGGGGTTCATCCGATAACTGGACCTAGGTTCATATCTAAAGT GAAGGAGAACTACGATCTCTGCAGCATATGTTTTGCTGAAATGGGAAATGATGCTGATTACTTCAGAATGGATCGTCCTCTAACTTACCCGCATCCCTGGTCTTTCAAGGGTTTACATGATCTG CATGGGAGGTTGCGTCCCCGTCCCCCAACTGTCCCACAAGTCATTCGAGGCTTTGGGTTGAAAGCAGGTCGGCCGAAGCTTGACAGCCGCTTCATACAGGATGTCAATGTCCTGGATGGAACCATCATGGCCCCCTTGACTCAATTTACCAAGATCTGGAGAATGAAGAACAATGGTAATCTCGTTTGGCCTCAAGGAACTCAACTGGTTTGGATTGGCGGTGATAAATTAAGTGATAGATTCTCTGTTGAATTAGAG ATGACTACAGCTGGCTTGGCTGTTGACCAGGAGCTTGATGTGGCGGTTGATTTTGCTGCTCCTGAGCATCCTGGCAGGTACATATCCTACTGGAGGTTGGCTTCACCTTCAGGACAGAAATTTGGCCAGCGTGTATGGGTGCTTATCCAG GTTGATGCTTTATTAAGCCTTCCAAAAAGGGGGTTGGTCCATGAAGCTTTTCAGGGGTTAAACTTGAATTTACCTCCTGCCAGCAGTGGTGTATCTGGAGCTGATATTATAAATGTGAATTCAGAACCTCATAATGTCGTTCCTGAGCCTAAGAGCTCGAACACAATGGAGTTGGTTGATTCAGTGGCTGAAGTAAACCAAAACATGGAGCAGGAGGTCAAGTTTCCAATTAATGATAGCTTGTTGGTTGGTTTTGGTGACAAGTCAAGTTCTCCATCTGCTTCTGGTTCAACAATTTCATATCCAATTATTGATTTAACCAAGGAACCACCATCGGAGGACTCTTCCATGCAACCATCAGCTGTTGTAGCTATGCAGGCACCACCACTCCAGGATGCCAGaggaaattttgaagttgagaCGTCCCTCCTGCAGGAGCTGGAGGAAATGGGTTTCAAGCAGGTAGATCTGAATAAAGAGATCTTGAGGAAGAATGAGTATGATTTGGAGCAGTCAGTTGATGATCTCTGTGGTGTTGCTGAGTGGGATCCTATCCTTGAAGAGCTGAAGGATATG GGTTTCTGTAACAAGGAAATGAACAAGAAGCTGCTTAAGAAGAACAACGGAAGCATCAAGCGTGTCGTCATGGATCTTATTGCTGGAGAGCAgtag